In Francisella hispaniensis FSC454, a genomic segment contains:
- a CDS encoding glycosyltransferase codes for MKKTLVLILAMLVLYCLSLAGETFAGITMLLLLFCFVFYLFITSKSRNFNLITSIYVVLSFAFVVCATQVLLSVDYSRYPFISMLILFVLLPTFFLLGYRIILSIHCFIDSFLARDKIFVEEAAELECSIVITTRNEPFDVCKFTFDSACSLDYPAEKLEIVVVDNSDLSHKDFARWQEYVNQHNMLEGISCKFIHRNGTEGFKPRNLDIAMEHISFDYVLFLDADSTLPENALKVALPEFKQNSKLGFVSFLIESTNYSTNLVAKVASIFQNTIRYFNEFVGKYGYCNYQGHNGIWSRKALEATSKWEEYYKSQVMVTEDIAAGFRCYEAGFISKPIFLKTGEWVPTSLKEFEKMWLRWSFGGMQVMHKYMSNIISSSNLYFRVKLDMLYLLFKVVASGFPIFALLLVLFPRSNLAFVSIVNVTLVPLLILSLWYYLYGDIKGSFLSKISQIYMAMFMLSSFVFWCGIKAEINYYLNKPQGWKPTSKVFDKVDGWARIIYDNIGKLSFSAFGLIIAVYSICKFYPQPNFHMYLLCMLPSILLFLNTVLCVMVLGRAKY; via the coding sequence ATGAAAAAAACCTTAGTCTTAATATTAGCTATGCTAGTATTGTATTGTCTTTCACTAGCTGGAGAGACTTTTGCTGGAATAACTATGTTATTGTTGCTATTTTGCTTTGTTTTTTATTTATTTATTACTTCTAAGTCGCGTAATTTTAATCTTATAACTAGTATTTATGTTGTGCTAAGTTTTGCTTTTGTAGTTTGTGCTACACAAGTGTTACTGAGTGTTGACTATAGCAGATATCCGTTTATATCGATGTTAATTTTATTTGTTTTATTACCAACTTTTTTCTTGTTAGGATATAGAATTATTTTAAGTATTCATTGTTTTATTGACAGTTTTTTAGCTCGAGATAAGATTTTTGTTGAAGAGGCTGCTGAGCTTGAGTGCTCTATAGTTATAACAACGCGTAATGAGCCTTTTGATGTTTGTAAATTCACATTTGATTCAGCTTGCAGTTTGGATTATCCAGCAGAAAAATTAGAAATAGTTGTGGTGGATAATAGTGATTTAAGCCATAAAGATTTTGCTAGATGGCAGGAATATGTTAATCAACATAATATGCTTGAGGGAATTAGTTGTAAGTTTATCCATAGAAATGGCACTGAAGGTTTCAAACCACGTAATCTTGATATTGCTATGGAGCATATTAGTTTTGATTATGTATTATTTTTAGATGCAGATTCAACATTACCCGAAAACGCACTAAAAGTAGCCTTACCTGAGTTTAAACAAAATTCTAAACTTGGGTTTGTTAGTTTTTTAATAGAAAGTACTAATTATAGTACAAATTTAGTTGCTAAAGTTGCGAGTATCTTTCAAAACACTATTCGCTATTTCAATGAATTTGTTGGTAAATATGGTTATTGTAATTACCAAGGGCATAATGGTATATGGAGTAGAAAAGCTTTAGAAGCAACATCTAAGTGGGAAGAGTATTACAAATCTCAGGTTATGGTAACAGAGGATATTGCTGCAGGATTTAGATGCTATGAGGCAGGCTTTATAAGTAAACCTATATTTCTCAAAACTGGAGAATGGGTTCCCACATCTCTCAAAGAGTTTGAGAAAATGTGGCTAAGATGGTCTTTTGGTGGTATGCAAGTGATGCATAAATATATGTCGAATATTATCAGTTCTTCAAACTTATACTTTAGGGTAAAGTTAGATATGCTCTATCTGTTGTTCAAAGTTGTCGCATCTGGTTTTCCAATATTTGCATTACTATTAGTACTTTTCCCTAGAAGTAATCTGGCTTTTGTATCAATTGTTAACGTAACGCTTGTACCATTATTAATTTTAAGTCTCTGGTATTACTTATATGGTGATATTAAAGGAAGCTTTTTGAGTAAAATCTCACAAATTTATATGGCGATGTTTATGTTGTCATCATTTGTATTTTGGTGCGGAATCAAAGCAGAAATTAACTATTATCTAAATAAACCACAAGGTTGGAAACCAACAAGTAAGGTTTTTGATAAAGTAGATGGTTGGGCAAGGATTATTTATGATAATATTGGCAAACTAAGTTTTTCTGCATTTGGTTTAATCATAGCAGTGTATTCTATTTGTAAATTTTATCCACAGCCAAACTTTCATATGTACTTATTATGTATGTTGCCAAGTATTTTACTTTTCTTAAATACTGTCTTATGTGTTATGGTATTAGGTAGAGCAAAATATTAG
- a CDS encoding hemolysin family protein has product MIGYNNIVYIAIAFGFVLLNAFFVVAEFSLVKLRSSQVEILRNKKALQGNILYKVHNNIDIYLSACQFGITLASLGLGWIGEPAFSKLLEPLFLFFGLTQSLSKFIAFATGFIIISFLHIVIGELMPKSMAIRQTERLSLVTCVPLYIFYWLMFPFIWVLNTTANKLLGLFKLDSVTEAEYGYTTDEIKVILKSSYLKKPLTEEHRDILLRMVEFAHLHAIDAMRPIKEMVLIDYDLSNCDKLEVIKEFLYTRYPVYQKDKNNIIGVVHTKDILCALDTELAKQDLRPILKVSYHDRLIDVLHKFQQGRPHFALVYKKNQLIGFITLDNLLTILIGRISDEFHLVKEPWITLANNKFLIKADAPVYAIERLADIDLSEYPADTILDLLQIILVEEISTNTIWEHDKFILKAYRVDEGSLKEVILELKPLDKTKFN; this is encoded by the coding sequence ATGATTGGCTACAATAACATAGTTTATATAGCTATAGCGTTTGGATTTGTACTATTAAATGCTTTTTTTGTTGTAGCTGAATTCTCATTAGTTAAGCTTAGAAGCTCCCAAGTTGAGATTTTACGCAATAAAAAAGCACTACAAGGTAATATCCTCTATAAGGTACATAATAATATCGATATCTATCTCTCTGCTTGTCAATTTGGTATTACGCTAGCATCGCTAGGTTTAGGTTGGATTGGTGAACCAGCTTTTTCTAAACTTTTGGAGCCTCTTTTTTTATTTTTTGGGCTTACACAAAGTCTTTCAAAATTTATTGCTTTTGCAACTGGATTTATAATCATATCATTTTTGCATATAGTCATAGGTGAGCTTATGCCAAAATCTATGGCGATTAGACAAACTGAGAGATTATCACTAGTTACATGTGTTCCTTTATATATATTTTATTGGCTAATGTTTCCATTTATATGGGTATTAAATACTACTGCAAATAAACTTTTAGGACTATTTAAACTAGACTCAGTTACCGAAGCTGAGTATGGTTATACTACAGATGAGATTAAAGTGATTCTAAAAAGTAGCTATCTTAAAAAGCCTCTAACAGAAGAACATCGAGATATTTTACTAAGGATGGTTGAGTTTGCACATTTACACGCTATAGATGCAATGCGACCAATCAAAGAAATGGTTTTAATAGATTATGATTTATCTAATTGTGATAAACTTGAAGTTATCAAAGAGTTTCTATACACAAGATACCCAGTTTATCAAAAAGATAAAAATAATATCATTGGTGTTGTTCATACAAAAGATATTTTATGTGCTTTAGATACAGAGTTAGCGAAACAAGATTTACGTCCAATATTAAAAGTCTCATACCATGATCGCTTAATAGATGTACTACATAAATTTCAACAAGGTAGGCCACACTTTGCTTTAGTTTATAAGAAAAATCAACTCATTGGTTTTATTACTTTAGACAATCTATTGACTATATTAATTGGTAGGATATCTGATGAATTTCATCTGGTAAAAGAACCATGGATTACATTGGCTAATAATAAATTTTTGATAAAAGCTGATGCTCCAGTATATGCAATAGAAAGATTAGCAGATATAGATTTATCAGAATATCCTGCTGATACAATTTTAGATTTACTACAAATTATTTTAGTTGAGGAAATCTCTACTAATACTATATGGGAGCATGATAAATTTATACTTAAGGCATATAGAGTTGATGAAGGTAGTTTAAAAGAAGTTATTCTAGAATTAAAACCATTAGATAAAACAAAATTTAACTAG
- a CDS encoding PulJ/GspJ family protein, with protein MKARFSTTSKQQGLSLVESIISSGLILFVLLSSFLVINSVITTSVTVEKKVQLLQQLDKKIAQYILTGKFSTTSIAKSDFLQTKSSNSNLVKFVGINQNFGIKVSREVIKYGTTF; from the coding sequence GTGAAAGCTAGGTTTTCTACTACAAGCAAACAGCAAGGATTGTCTCTAGTTGAGAGTATAATTTCATCAGGTTTGATCCTATTTGTATTACTTTCATCTTTTTTAGTAATAAACTCAGTAATTACGACATCTGTTACAGTTGAGAAGAAAGTTCAGTTATTGCAGCAGCTCGATAAAAAAATAGCTCAGTATATTCTAACAGGAAAATTTAGTACTACATCTATAGCTAAGAGTGACTTTTTACAAACAAAATCATCAAACTCAAACTTAGTTAAGTTCGTTGGTATAAATCAAAACTTTGGAATTAAAGTTTCCAGAGAAGTAATAAAATATGGCACAACGTTTTAA
- a CDS encoding PilW family protein yields MAQRFNKISINSFIRGFTLVELMVALTISAIVIVMAINIYFSAKQNYQKAKQDADQDIKALVTKKIFYDALITAGLSCKYGSKKQQYINKTAENQINANFIYNGSAIRIGKISEITDLIQDSLGNNKGFLYQYDTNYIMVKSEKSFTSLASTPINLSLPLATSQQWHSGDYLALCNNDYVDIVKVASIDKNKRKVNLVVAPANEFDRGDYVGKFSIQIFYIAATHDPKDSQKIIYSLYIYNKDGSAAAVAYPLVEGVSDLNISYALIDKDNLTWRDITTATDLDDLKTKALKISFKINDKYFEKIILL; encoded by the coding sequence ATGGCACAACGTTTTAATAAAATTTCTATAAATAGTTTTATTAGAGGCTTTACTTTAGTAGAGCTTATGGTAGCACTTACTATATCAGCTATAGTTATCGTTATGGCTATAAATATTTATTTTTCGGCTAAGCAAAATTATCAAAAGGCAAAACAAGATGCTGATCAAGATATTAAAGCATTAGTTACCAAAAAAATATTTTATGATGCGCTAATAACGGCTGGGCTATCATGTAAGTATGGTTCAAAAAAACAACAATATATAAATAAAACTGCGGAGAATCAAATAAATGCTAATTTTATTTATAATGGCTCAGCTATTAGAATAGGTAAAATCTCTGAGATAACAGATTTGATTCAAGACAGTTTGGGCAATAATAAAGGCTTTTTATACCAGTATGATACTAATTACATAATGGTAAAGAGCGAAAAATCATTTACAAGTTTAGCTTCAACACCGATAAATTTGAGTTTACCTTTAGCTACTAGTCAGCAATGGCATAGTGGTGATTATTTAGCACTTTGTAATAATGATTATGTTGATATTGTCAAGGTAGCATCAATTGATAAAAATAAACGTAAAGTTAATCTGGTTGTTGCTCCAGCTAATGAATTTGATAGAGGTGATTATGTTGGTAAATTTAGTATCCAGATATTCTACATAGCAGCAACACATGACCCCAAAGATTCACAAAAAATAATCTATTCTCTGTATATATATAACAAAGACGGCTCAGCTGCTGCTGTGGCATATCCACTTGTAGAGGGAGTATCTGACCTTAATATAAGTTATGCGCTAATTGATAAAGATAATTTAACATGGAGAGATATTACGACAGCTACGGATCTTGATGATTTAAAAACAAAAGCGCTGAAAATATCATTTAAAATAAATGATAAATATTTTGAGAAAATAATTTTGCTATAA
- a CDS encoding type II secretion system protein produces the protein MRDKAIKGFTIIEVLIVAALGLFTLMTAFYAIGNILSNAILTEKKVELVDELETRVDEYMLTGNFDNSSLGDISFSEASSGSIREFTATNNKFSLEAVKRAYASVDPLTELINQQLGPYMQRANEIYVNANATVIDDPAVLSDIEVARNTLLSPSTAKWSSNTGVLLNLGNTQIVTAVPLDDPPLGSGAYITVAPFTNADITPAIRWQCTAFGFNSELLPSWCVL, from the coding sequence ATGAGAGACAAAGCAATCAAAGGATTTACAATAATTGAAGTGCTTATTGTTGCAGCTTTGGGTTTATTTACTTTGATGACGGCATTTTATGCTATAGGTAATATACTATCTAACGCCATTCTCACAGAAAAAAAAGTAGAGTTGGTTGACGAGCTAGAAACTAGAGTTGATGAATATATGTTAACGGGGAATTTTGATAATAGTTCCTTAGGAGATATCAGTTTTTCTGAAGCTAGTAGTGGTAGCATCCGTGAGTTTACTGCGACAAATAATAAATTCTCTTTAGAGGCTGTTAAAAGAGCGTATGCTAGTGTAGATCCTTTAACCGAGCTAATAAATCAACAGCTTGGTCCATACATGCAGCGAGCAAACGAGATTTATGTAAATGCAAATGCTACAGTAATTGATGACCCAGCGGTATTATCAGATATAGAAGTTGCTAGAAATACTCTTTTATCACCAAGTACGGCAAAATGGTCATCAAATACAGGGGTGTTATTAAACTTAGGAAATACTCAAATTGTTACAGCTGTTCCTTTAGATGATCCACCGCTTGGCTCAGGTGCTTATATAACTGTAGCACCATTTACTAATGCAGATATAACACCAGCTATTAGATGGCAGTGTACTGCTTTTGGATTTAATAGTGAGCTACTTCCTTCTTGGTGTGTTTTATAG
- a CDS encoding PilW family protein, which yields MSLKLSQKKLAGLTIIELLISTAIAVMILSALITTYIAVKSKYSEYKDKTTTEAKELLVKNILYNFVKDVGFACKFGSSQQTYYDRTSDSLDSIFYSPAMIRVGRLPLATSSHFPQSLEDGCSGECYLTGTDYIMIKKEESHSSLTQINSPSTTLHLRSVDGLTADDYLFLCNKNSINLVKASSINSGSSIVNLTQSPQGGDYYPGDYVGKYSLEILYVRDTGEQDRQGQDIYSLYVYIKDSGANGMSYELIRGVENLQVEYATVSNNVVTWNNVTTDIDINSTSNPALRISYSIAGQTFSKIISI from the coding sequence ATGTCATTAAAACTTAGTCAAAAAAAGCTAGCAGGTTTGACAATCATAGAGCTTCTAATCTCTACTGCTATAGCCGTAATGATACTTTCGGCATTAATTACTACTTATATCGCCGTAAAGAGTAAATATAGCGAATATAAAGATAAAACTACAACAGAAGCAAAAGAATTATTGGTAAAAAATATACTCTATAACTTTGTCAAAGATGTTGGTTTTGCATGTAAATTTGGCTCTTCACAACAAACATACTATGATAGAACCTCCGATTCTTTGGATAGTATTTTTTATAGTCCTGCTATGATTCGCGTTGGTAGATTACCTTTAGCTACTTCAAGTCATTTCCCACAATCATTAGAGGATGGTTGCTCAGGAGAATGTTATCTGACTGGAACAGATTATATAATGATTAAGAAAGAAGAAAGTCATTCTAGTCTTACTCAAATAAACTCACCTAGTACAACCTTACACCTTCGTTCTGTTGATGGTCTTACAGCAGATGATTATTTATTTTTATGTAATAAAAATAGTATTAATTTAGTCAAAGCATCAAGTATTAATAGTGGCTCAAGTATTGTTAATTTAACACAATCACCACAAGGTGGCGATTATTATCCTGGTGATTACGTTGGCAAATACTCACTTGAGATTCTTTATGTTAGAGATACTGGTGAACAAGATAGACAAGGTCAAGATATTTATTCATTATACGTGTATATTAAAGATAGTGGTGCAAATGGGATGTCTTATGAGCTTATAAGAGGAGTTGAGAACTTACAAGTTGAATATGCAACAGTTAGTAATAATGTCGTAACTTGGAATAATGTTACTACGGATATTGACATAAACAGCACTAGTAACCCTGCGTTGAGAATATCTTATAGTATTGCTGGTCAGACATTTAGTAAGATAATTAGCATATAG
- the cysS gene encoding cysteine--tRNA ligase, producing the protein MIFYNSLSGQKEQFKPIEANKIKMYACGVTVYDDCHIGHARTYIAFDVINRYFKYRGYDVTLVRNITDIDDKIIKRANENGESTTELVERNIKAMHDVFARLNILKPSKEPKATETIPEMIAMIETLIEKGYAYQGANGDVFYRVSKFADYGKLSKQNLEALQQGSRVDVVEEKENPMDFVLWKMAKEGEPAWDSPWGAGRPGWHIECSAMSKKLLGDTFDIHAGGSDLRFPHHENEIAQSEACNECTFANYWLHSGMVKVNAEKMSKSLNNFFTIVEVLEEYHPEVVRYFLASTVYRSEINYSKENLENAKASVERLFNTLRDIEPVEVNLPDDASEYEEKFIKAMDNDFNTPEALAVLFSLAKEINTLKTTNKYKASGYAYLLRKLCDVLGILFTDIEEYFKQGDSVDVGEIERLILERTQAKKDKNYLRADEIRNQLQEQGIILEDSATGTTWKKG; encoded by the coding sequence ATGATTTTTTATAACTCTTTATCAGGACAAAAAGAACAATTTAAGCCAATTGAGGCTAATAAAATCAAAATGTATGCTTGTGGTGTGACAGTTTATGATGATTGTCATATTGGTCACGCTAGGACTTATATAGCTTTTGATGTAATCAACAGATATTTTAAATATCGTGGTTATGACGTCACATTGGTTAGAAATATTACTGATATTGATGACAAGATTATCAAAAGAGCTAATGAAAATGGTGAATCTACCACTGAGTTAGTTGAGAGAAATATCAAGGCAATGCACGATGTTTTTGCTAGGCTTAATATTCTTAAACCTTCTAAAGAACCAAAAGCTACAGAAACAATTCCGGAAATGATAGCAATGATCGAGACTTTGATTGAGAAAGGTTATGCTTATCAAGGAGCTAATGGCGATGTTTTTTATCGAGTCAGTAAATTTGCTGATTATGGTAAGTTAAGTAAACAAAATCTTGAAGCTCTTCAACAAGGTTCAAGAGTTGATGTAGTTGAGGAAAAAGAAAATCCAATGGATTTTGTACTTTGGAAGATGGCAAAAGAAGGTGAGCCAGCTTGGGATTCGCCTTGGGGTGCTGGTCGTCCAGGTTGGCATATAGAGTGTTCTGCGATGTCTAAGAAACTTTTGGGCGATACTTTTGATATCCATGCTGGTGGTTCTGATCTTAGATTTCCACATCATGAGAATGAAATAGCGCAATCAGAAGCTTGTAATGAATGTACTTTTGCAAATTATTGGCTGCATTCTGGTATGGTCAAAGTAAATGCTGAGAAAATGTCTAAATCTTTGAATAACTTTTTTACAATAGTTGAGGTTTTAGAGGAGTATCATCCTGAAGTTGTGAGATATTTCTTAGCTTCGACAGTATATAGAAGTGAGATTAACTACTCAAAAGAGAACCTTGAAAATGCAAAGGCTTCTGTAGAGAGATTATTTAATACATTAAGAGATATTGAGCCAGTTGAGGTCAATCTTCCTGATGATGCTAGTGAGTATGAGGAAAAATTTATCAAAGCTATGGATAATGACTTTAATACTCCAGAAGCTTTAGCTGTTTTATTTAGCTTAGCTAAAGAAATAAATACTCTTAAGACAACAAATAAATATAAAGCTAGTGGCTATGCATATTTATTGCGTAAACTTTGTGATGTATTGGGTATTTTATTTACTGATATTGAAGAGTATTTCAAGCAAGGCGATAGTGTTGATGTTGGTGAAATTGAGAGGCTTATACTTGAGCGCACTCAGGCTAAAAAAGACAAAAACTATCTGCGTGCCGATGAGATAAGAAATCAGCTTCAAGAGCAGGGGATAATATTAGAAGATAGCGCAACTGGTACTACATGGAAGAAAGGTTAA
- the prmB gene encoding 50S ribosomal protein L3 N(5)-glutamine methyltransferase, whose product MYSQEKQQDIINNLHTIRDYIRWSISEMTLNNVYFGHGSESTWDEAVYLVLSAINVSNDIDSNMVGSRLLIEEKKIIIDYVYQRACLRKPLPYILKKAWFAGMEFDIDERVIIPRSPIAELIRNEFSPWINDIDDVTNVLDLCTGSGCIGIACSNVFEEANITLVDISDDALAVANHNIKKHQLSDRVRAIKSDLFDNLQGQKFDLIVSNPPYVDREDLNSMPQEYHYEPKLALEAGDDGLELAKKIILEADQYMTENGVLIVEVGNSQYALMEMCPDIPFTWLSFADGGDGVFLLTYDELVKYKDAFKKYFQK is encoded by the coding sequence ATGTATAGTCAAGAAAAGCAACAAGATATTATAAATAATTTACATACAATCAGAGATTATATACGCTGGTCAATTTCAGAGATGACATTAAATAATGTTTATTTTGGACATGGTTCAGAGTCTACCTGGGATGAGGCTGTGTACCTTGTACTTAGTGCAATAAATGTATCGAATGATATTGATAGTAACATGGTTGGTTCAAGACTGCTTATAGAAGAGAAAAAAATAATTATTGATTATGTTTATCAAAGAGCATGTCTACGTAAGCCATTACCTTATATTTTAAAAAAAGCTTGGTTTGCAGGTATGGAATTTGATATTGATGAGAGAGTTATTATTCCACGATCACCAATAGCCGAACTTATACGTAATGAATTTTCGCCATGGATCAATGATATTGATGATGTTACTAACGTGCTTGATTTATGTACAGGTAGTGGTTGTATAGGTATCGCATGTAGTAATGTCTTCGAAGAGGCAAATATAACTTTGGTAGATATATCTGATGATGCTTTAGCTGTAGCAAATCATAATATTAAAAAGCATCAGTTAAGTGATAGGGTAAGGGCTATTAAGTCGGATCTATTTGATAATCTTCAAGGTCAAAAATTTGATTTAATTGTATCAAATCCTCCTTATGTTGATAGAGAAGATTTAAACAGTATGCCGCAGGAGTATCATTATGAGCCTAAACTGGCTCTTGAAGCTGGTGATGATGGTCTAGAACTTGCAAAAAAGATTATCCTTGAAGCTGATCAATATATGACAGAGAATGGTGTATTGATAGTTGAGGTTGGCAATAGCCAATACGCACTAATGGAGATGTGTCCAGATATTCCATTTACATGGTTAAGCTTTGCCGATGGTGGAGATGGAGTGTTTTTGCTTACTTATGATGAGCTAGTTAAATATAAAGATGCATTTAAAAAATATTTCCAAAAATAA
- a CDS encoding GNAT family N-acetyltransferase → MIKLEKFTESNISDLLSELEGYDIRFLYQFGGINYQFPLDYLQIKQTMDNKLNLLFNVVNDEGKSIGHCQIIRLDQANKKASIGRLLIYEQYRAKGFGKLMIKKLLEFAKSIGLQKISLRVFDFNSSAIKCYETIGFEKTIEEYIDIPSLKEKWKIISMEIEI, encoded by the coding sequence ATGATTAAATTAGAAAAATTTACAGAAAGCAATATATCTGATCTTTTGTCTGAATTGGAAGGATATGATATTCGTTTTTTATATCAGTTTGGTGGTATTAATTATCAATTTCCTCTTGATTACCTTCAGATAAAACAAACTATGGATAATAAACTAAACTTACTCTTTAATGTTGTAAATGATGAAGGTAAATCTATTGGACATTGTCAAATAATTAGATTAGATCAGGCTAACAAAAAAGCTTCTATAGGTAGGTTGCTTATATATGAGCAATATAGAGCAAAAGGTTTTGGCAAGTTAATGATCAAAAAGCTTTTAGAATTTGCTAAATCAATTGGTTTACAAAAAATAAGCTTGAGAGTTTTTGATTTTAATAGCTCAGCAATTAAATGTTATGAGACTATAGGATTTGAGAAAACTATAGAAGAATATATTGATATTCCTAGTTTAAAAGAAAAATGGAAGATAATCTCAATGGAGATTGAGATTTAA
- a CDS encoding DUF4282 domain-containing protein gives MNEVTNQNPVVNFLKKFISFESFLTPSIIVFIFWLSIIGVCFSGLAAFFSGYFIAGILEIILGAIFVKVFCEILIVLFKINDNLKEIAKNTRK, from the coding sequence ATGAACGAAGTAACAAATCAAAATCCTGTGGTTAATTTTCTAAAAAAATTTATAAGTTTTGAGAGTTTTCTTACTCCAAGCATAATTGTTTTTATTTTTTGGCTTAGTATTATAGGCGTATGCTTTAGCGGTTTAGCAGCCTTTTTTTCTGGCTATTTCATTGCAGGAATTCTAGAGATTATATTAGGAGCAATTTTCGTTAAAGTATTCTGCGAAATACTTATCGTGCTTTTTAAGATCAATGATAATCTCAAAGAAATAGCTAAAAATACTCGTAAATAA
- a CDS encoding APC family permease: protein MEINTSKKMSLFSAILIGVTSMVGSGWLFSAQLTAKTAGNWAFLAWILAAIMIMMVGLCLAKVVSVFPVRGATTRSSALSHNSVFAMPFAFANWFGIVVMISTEAQATTQYLAGIKGFEWLMHNGIISTYGMLLSLFILVIYLIINFYGVKLLASVNNGITVFKMFVPAAIVIIFIVYAFTHSADHHSLISADIPNNNFTVGNALTAIVAGGLVYTFNGFQIVVAYSSEIKNPSRNVPLAIILSLALVLLLYMGLQYAFMQAVPHEYLISKGGWAGLDFESPLLQVATLIGLGYIAVLLIIDSIVSPSATGYSYLGASSRMLYAMSAEGQMPRYFAKINKKVNISRRSLIANFLICAGFLIFSDNWAALMLIVTGFNIIGYMAAPISMGAIAPKTRIFGMIVFVLLTMLLNTVEVETNIHLSIILVILMSIFGIFEYNRVGFKSLVILIMPFVVFVCIISPIDHTYFEGLIGAIFYLTVTDKRYVAYCKKTANQANIVED, encoded by the coding sequence ATGGAAATTAATACATCAAAAAAGATGTCTTTGTTTAGTGCAATCCTTATTGGAGTGACATCAATGGTTGGTTCAGGCTGGCTATTTAGTGCGCAACTTACAGCAAAAACAGCGGGAAATTGGGCTTTTTTAGCATGGATATTAGCTGCGATCATGATTATGATGGTTGGTTTATGTTTAGCAAAAGTAGTGTCAGTATTTCCAGTAAGAGGGGCTACAACAAGGTCAAGCGCTCTATCACATAATAGTGTCTTTGCAATGCCCTTTGCTTTTGCTAACTGGTTTGGTATCGTGGTAATGATATCTACTGAGGCACAAGCAACAACACAATATCTTGCTGGAATTAAAGGTTTTGAGTGGCTAATGCACAATGGTATTATATCAACTTATGGAATGTTATTATCATTATTCATATTAGTCATTTACCTAATTATTAACTTCTACGGAGTCAAATTACTTGCTAGCGTAAATAATGGTATAACAGTATTTAAAATGTTTGTACCCGCAGCAATAGTTATTATCTTTATTGTATATGCTTTCACTCATAGTGCCGATCACCATAGTTTGATTTCTGCAGATATTCCTAACAATAACTTTACAGTCGGTAATGCTTTGACTGCAATAGTGGCTGGTGGTTTGGTATATACATTTAATGGCTTTCAGATTGTCGTAGCATATAGTAGTGAAATTAAGAATCCTTCAAGAAATGTGCCTCTTGCAATTATCTTATCTCTAGCTTTAGTACTACTACTTTATATGGGATTACAGTATGCTTTCATGCAAGCCGTACCGCATGAATATCTAATCTCAAAAGGTGGCTGGGCTGGCCTAGACTTTGAATCCCCTCTTTTACAAGTAGCTACACTGATAGGTCTTGGTTATATAGCTGTTTTATTAATTATAGATAGTATTGTTAGTCCTTCTGCGACAGGTTATAGCTATCTTGGCGCTTCCTCAAGAATGCTATACGCGATGTCAGCTGAAGGTCAAATGCCAAGATACTTTGCTAAAATTAATAAAAAGGTTAATATTTCAAGAAGATCGTTAATAGCTAACTTTTTAATTTGTGCTGGTTTCTTAATCTTTTCTGATAACTGGGCTGCTCTAATGCTTATTGTGACAGGATTTAATATTATTGGTTATATGGCTGCACCTATTAGTATGGGAGCAATTGCACCTAAGACAAGAATATTTGGCATGATTGTCTTTGTACTACTAACCATGCTACTAAACACTGTTGAGGTAGAGACTAATATTCATCTGAGTATAATTCTTGTTATTCTTATGTCGATCTTTGGTATTTTTGAATATAATAGAGTTGGTTTTAAAAGTTTAGTTATACTAATAATGCCTTTCGTAGTATTTGTATGTATTATATCACCTATAGATCATACCTATTTTGAAGGTCTAATTGGCGCTATATTCTATCTAACAGTTACAGACAAACGCTATGTGGCTTATTGTAAAAAAACAGCTAATCAAGCTAACATAGTTGAAGATTAA